The Schistosoma haematobium chromosome 7, whole genome shotgun sequence genome contains a region encoding:
- a CDS encoding hypothetical protein (EggNog:ENOG410VIII) codes for MYGLLNKLNTLQNHISLSCEEEKNDQLPFLDILLSRREDGSVKRSIFRKPTWTGQYLSYYSYCPVQYKRGLIRCLFNRLDRICTNDAIDDDVKLLNKTLIENGYPLKFINRWKVHGSARPTVASVEKKPVYITLPFRGDSNSLLLKQRLKSVISKTYCAAKVIIKERTRCMLHSKPKVHGNDCVTSHCVYQFKCVCGHTYIGRSNRDLNIRVSEHVPKWLQKQMQSSDPIRAEDKHPSSSIAKHIIETGHKIDLNSAFVVLYKSVKGRILRFIEALAIRKFKPPLCVQKQFVLTLNLPW; via the coding sequence ATGTACGGTCTATTAAATAAACTCAACACTCTCCAAAACCATATTAGTCtctcatgtgaagaggagaaaaACGATCAGCTTCCCTTCCTAGATATACTCCTGAGTAGACGGGAAGATGGTTCAGTAAAGCgatctatttttagaaaaccaacgtggacaggtcaatatcttagttattatagttattgccctgtgcaatacaaacgtggtttgataaggtgtcttttcaacagactcgaccgtatttgtaccaatgacgccattgatgatgatgttaagttgttaaataaaacgttaatagaaaatggctatcctctgaaattcataaatagatggaaagtccatggttcagcgagacctactgtagcctcggtagagaaaaagcctgtctacatcaccttaccattcagaggtgattcaaatagccttttactgaaacaacgacttaaatcagtcatcagtaaaacctattgcgcagcaaaggtcatcatcaaagaaagaacaaggtgcatgcttcattcaaaacctaaagtacatggaaacgattgcgtcacatcccactgtgtttaccaatttaaatgtgtgtgtggtcacacatacatagggaggagtaatcgtgatctcaacattagggtgagtgaacatgtacccaaatggcttcagaaacaaatgcaatcaagtgacccaataagagcagaggataaacatccatcatcctctattgctaaacatataattgaaacaggtcacaagattgatctaaattcagcttttgtagtgctgtataaaagtgtaaaggggcgtatactaaggttcattgaagccttagccatacgaaaattcaaaccccctttatgtgttcaaaaacagtttgttcttaccttaaacctaccctggtaa